The Methanothrix soehngenii GP6 genome has a window encoding:
- a CDS encoding ATP-binding cassette domain-containing protein, protein MFQYNLTLAENIWLGSAARPLDMGKVAKAAKDSGADRVLRRLEAGYETTLGKWFDNGTDLSIGEWQKVALARAFIWDSQIIIMDEPTSSLDPKAEAEVFAKFRELAKGKTAIVIGHRLSTVRMADCICLLNDGHISEKGTHEELMALKEEYAQLFGIQAMNYR, encoded by the coding sequence ATGTTCCAGTACAATCTGACTCTGGCCGAGAACATATGGCTGGGCAGTGCTGCTCGGCCTTTGGATATGGGAAAAGTCGCGAAGGCTGCGAAGGATTCAGGAGCGGACAGGGTTTTAAGGCGGCTTGAGGCTGGTTACGAGACTACTCTCGGTAAATGGTTCGATAACGGCACGGATCTGAGCATAGGCGAGTGGCAGAAGGTGGCTTTGGCCAGGGCGTTCATCTGGGATTCCCAGATCATAATTATGGACGAGCCCACCAGCTCCCTAGACCCCAAGGCTGAGGCGGAAGTCTTCGCGAAGTTCAGGGAGTTGGCAAAAGGGAAGACCGCCATCGTCATAGGCCACAGACTGTCCACTGTCAGGATGGCAGACTGCATATGTCTTCTGAATGATGGGCACATCTCTGAGAAGGGGACTCATGAGGAGCTGATGGCTTTGAAGGAAGAGTATGCGCAGCTCTTCGGGATACAGGCAATGAACTACAGATGA